The Tistrella mobilis genome window below encodes:
- a CDS encoding KpsF/GutQ family sugar-phosphate isomerase, translating into MTAETAPRTAADDGRALAAAEQALALEIAGLEALRAGLGPDFARAVNLLYATKGRVIVTGMGKSGHVGAKIAATLASTGTPAQFVHPAEASHGDLGMITRQDAILALSNSGATPELSDILAHSRRFGIPLVGITARSASPLAEAADVALILPPAPEACPLQLAPTTSTTMTLALGDAIAMALLDRRGFTAEDFRVFHPGGKLGARLVKVADIMHGPQDLPLITPDRPMAEALIEISARSFGCVGVTDDAGRLAGIVTDGDLRRHMGPDLAARKVSEVMTAAPKTIRARALAAEALAIMNAYKITALFAVDDDGRPVGILHVHDCLRAGVA; encoded by the coding sequence ATGACCGCCGAGACCGCCCCCCGCACCGCCGCCGATGACGGCCGCGCCCTTGCCGCGGCCGAACAGGCGCTCGCGCTCGAGATCGCCGGGCTCGAAGCCCTGCGCGCCGGGCTGGGGCCCGATTTCGCGCGCGCGGTGAACCTGCTCTACGCCACGAAGGGCCGGGTGATCGTCACCGGCATGGGCAAGAGCGGCCATGTCGGCGCCAAAATCGCCGCCACGCTCGCCTCCACCGGCACACCCGCCCAGTTCGTGCACCCGGCCGAGGCGAGCCATGGCGACCTCGGCATGATCACCCGCCAGGATGCCATTCTGGCCCTGTCCAATTCCGGGGCGACGCCGGAGCTGTCGGATATTCTGGCCCACAGCCGGCGCTTCGGCATCCCGCTGGTGGGCATCACCGCCCGCAGCGCCAGCCCGCTGGCCGAGGCCGCCGATGTGGCGCTGATCCTGCCGCCGGCACCGGAGGCCTGCCCGCTGCAGCTTGCCCCCACCACGTCAACCACCATGACGCTGGCGCTGGGGGATGCGATCGCGATGGCACTGCTCGACCGGCGCGGCTTCACCGCCGAGGATTTCCGCGTCTTTCACCCGGGCGGCAAGCTGGGTGCGCGACTGGTGAAGGTGGCCGACATCATGCACGGCCCCCAGGACCTGCCGCTGATCACCCCGGACCGCCCGATGGCCGAGGCGCTGATCGAAATCAGCGCCAGAAGCTTCGGCTGCGTCGGCGTGACGGACGATGCCGGCCGGCTTGCCGGCATCGTGACCGATGGCGACCTGCGCCGGCACATGGGCCCCGATCTCGCCGCCCGCAAGGTGTCGGAGGTGATGACGGCCGCGCCCAAGACCATCCGCGCCCGCGCCCTGGCCGCCGAGGCGCTGGCGATAATGAATGCCTACAAGATCACCGCCCTGTTTGCGGTGGATGACGACGGCCGGCCCGTGGGTATCCTCCACGTCCACGACTGCCTGAGGGCCGGTGTGGCCTGA
- a CDS encoding ribonuclease D: MTIHLYEGDLPEDFGRPASIAIDTETMGLKPHRDRLCLVQISAGDGDAHLVRIARGQTTAPRLAALLEDPDVLKIFHFARFDLAVLHERLGIDCRPVYCTKIASKLIRTYTDRHGLRDLLRETIGVEISKQQQSSDWGADQLTPEQQSYAAGDVLHLHAVKRVLDEMLAREGRTDLARACFDFLPARARLDLLGWEEPDIFAH; the protein is encoded by the coding sequence ATGACCATTCACCTGTACGAAGGCGACCTGCCCGAGGATTTCGGCCGGCCGGCATCGATCGCCATCGACACCGAAACCATGGGGTTGAAGCCGCATCGGGACCGGCTGTGCCTGGTGCAGATTTCAGCCGGCGACGGCGACGCTCATCTGGTGCGCATCGCCCGCGGCCAGACCACGGCGCCGCGGCTGGCCGCCCTGCTGGAAGATCCGGACGTCCTTAAGATCTTTCACTTCGCCCGGTTCGATCTGGCGGTGCTGCATGAACGGCTCGGCATCGACTGCCGGCCGGTCTACTGCACCAAGATCGCATCCAAGCTGATCCGGACCTATACCGACCGGCACGGCCTGCGCGACCTGCTGCGCGAGACGATCGGCGTCGAGATCTCCAAGCAGCAGCAGTCTTCCGACTGGGGTGCGGATCAGCTGACCCCCGAACAGCAGAGCTATGCCGCCGGCGATGTGCTGCATCTGCATGCGGTGAAGCGCGTGCTCGATGAAATGCTCGCGCGCGAGGGCCGCACCGATCTGGCCCGCGCCTGCTTCGATTTCCTGCCGGCCCGCGCGAGGCTGGATCTGCTGGGCTGGGAAGAACCCGACATCTTCGCCCATTGA